A region of Dioscorea cayenensis subsp. rotundata cultivar TDr96_F1 chromosome 5, TDr96_F1_v2_PseudoChromosome.rev07_lg8_w22 25.fasta, whole genome shotgun sequence DNA encodes the following proteins:
- the LOC120261470 gene encoding pentatricopeptide repeat-containing protein At1g74850, chloroplastic has translation MPPSLLSLPSPSPSPSPSLLKPFLNPNPLLHIHLHLHPRFLCNLTTAPSPKSRYATASSRGKTKELVLGTPTITLEKGKYSYDVETLINKLSSLPPRGSIARCLESFRNRLSLSDFAVVFKEFARRGDWQRSLRLFKYMQRQSWCRPNEHIHAILIGVLGRESLLEKANEVFDEMPAHGVPRSALSYTAIINAYGRSGFHERALELLSNMKAERIPPSTLTYNTVINACARGGVPWDALLGLFAEMRHDGAQPDIVTHNTLLAAAGSRGLADQAEMVFRTMLEAGIFPDYTTYSYLVETFAKLGQLGRVAELLGEMEESGHLPDASAYNVLMEAYARAGAAKDAVNVLRQMQGAGCTPNAATYSILLKLYGRNGQYEDVRELFLEMKVGNTAPDASTYNILIQVFGEGGYFKEVVTLFHDMVEENVEPNMETYEGLIFACGKGGLHEDAKGILSHMNSRGMVPSSKAYTGVVEAYGQAALYEEAFVAFNTMHEIGSLPTIETYSSLLHTYARGGLFKEAEAILTRMNNAGIWRNEDSFNGLIEAFCQGGQFEDAAKAYAEMQKSRCNPNERTLEAVLNVYCSAGLVDESKEQFQAIQSLGIMPSIMAYCWMLSAYAKNDRWEEVYQLLEEMRTNRTSNPHQVIASMIKGDYDDESNWQMVEYIFDRFNSEGCGFGMRFYNAILETLWWLGQRARAARVLREATSHALFPELYRESKLVWSVDVHRMSVGGALTAISIWLNDIYERVRRGDDLPNLATVVVVRGEMEKSLATRNLPVAKAVFSFLKDNVSPSFNFSGWNKGRIVCQRSQLKRLSSLAPSLSSEVPIEGLISITNSSFPLPGSQLYTTADVDTDQQSGSKIAAFKSENEIMETVMR, from the exons ATGCCcccttctcttctctctctcccttctccttctccttctccttctccttctctcctTAAACCCTtcctaaaccctaatcctctccTCCAtatccatctccatctccatccccGTTTCCTCTGCAACCTCACCACAGCTCCGTCCCCTAAAAGCCGCTACGCAACCGCTTCCTCAAGAGGCAAAACCAAAGAACTCGTCCTCGGCACTCCAACCATCACTTTAGAGAAAGGAAAGTATAGCTACGATGTCGAAACCTTAATCAACAAGCTCAGTAGCCTTCCCCCTCGCGGTAGCATCGCTCGCTGCCTTGAATCCTTCCGCAATCGTCTCTCCCTCTCTGACTTCGCCGTTGTCTTCAAGGAATTCGCCCGCCGTGGCGACTGGCAACGCTCCCTCCGCCTCTTCAAGTACATGCAGCGCCAGTCCTGGTGCCGCCCCAATGAACACATCCATGCCATTCTCATTGGTGTTCTTGGCCGTGAGTCCCTCCTTGAGAAAGCCAATGAGGTGTTTGACGAAATGCCTGCTCATGGTGTACCACGTTCCGCTCTCTCTTATACCGCTATTATCAATGCTTATGGCCGGAGTGGCTTCCATGAACGCGCTCTTGAGTTGTTGTCCAATATGAAGGCTGAACGCATTCCGCCGTCCACGCTCACTTACAACACTGTGATCAATGCTTGCGCGCGCGGTGGTGTTCCCTGGGATGCGCTGCTCGGACTATTTGCTGAGATGCGGCATGATGGCGCACAACCGGATATTGTAACTCATAACACTCTTCTCGCTGCCGCTGGAAGTCGTGGCCTTGCTGACCAAGCTGAGATGGTTTTTCGGACAATGCTTGAAGCTGGTATCTTTCCTGATTACACTACTTATAGTTATTTAGTAGAAACATTTGCGAAGCTTGGTCAGCTTGGGAGGGTTGCTGAGCTGCTTGGGGAAATGGAAGAAAGTGGCCATCTTCCTGATGCCTCGGCATACAATGTGCTTATGGAGGCTTATGCGCGGGCTGGTGCTGCCAAGGATGCAGTCAATGTGCTTCGGCAAATGCAAGGGGCGGGTTGTACACCTAATGCTGCTACTTATAGTATCTTGCTGAAGCTTTATGGGAGGAATGGGCAGTATGAGGATGTGAGGGAGCTGTTCTTGGAGATGAAGGTTGGGAATACAGCACCCGATGCGTCTACCTATAATATACTCATACAGGTGTTTGGAGAGGGAGGATACTTTAAGGAAGTGGTCACATTGTTTCATGATATGGTGGAGGAGAATGTGGAGCCTAACATGGAGACCTATGAGGGGCTTATATTTGCCTGTGGGAAGGGTGGCCTCCATGAAGATGCTAAAGGCATACTTTCACATATGAACAGCAGAGGAATGGTTCCCAGCTCCAAGGCATATACCGGTGTTGTTGAAGCTTATGGTCAAGCTGCTCTTTATGAG GAAGCTTTTGTTGCATTCAATACAATGCATGAGATTGGGAGCTTGCCGACAATTGAGACATACAGTTCCCTTCTACACACATATGCCAGAGGAGGGCTGTTCAAGGAGGCCGAGGCAATTTTGACGAGGATGAATAATGCTGGGATTTGGAGGAATGAGGACTCTTTTAATGGCTTGATTGAAGCGTTCTGCCAGGGTGGCCAATTTGAGGATGCTGCTAAGGCATACGCGGAAATGCAGAAGTCAAGGTGCAATCCAAATGAACGGACTCTTGAGGCAGTCCTCAATGTCTATTGTTCCGCAGGGCTTGTAGATGAGAGTAAAGAGCAGTTTCAAGCGATCCAGTCCTTGGGAATCATGCCCAGCATCATGGCTTATTGCTGGATGCTGTCAGCGTATGCTAAGAATGACAG ATGGGAGGAGGTATACCAACTACTTGAAGAAATGAGGACCAACAGGACTTCCAACCCTCATCAAGTAATTGCTTCCATGATTAAGGGTGATTATGATGATGAGTCAAATTGGCAAATGGTGGAGTACATCTTTGACAGATTTAACTCTGAAGGCTGTGGCTTTGGCATGAGATTTTATAATGCAATTTTGGAAACACTATGGTGGTTGGGACAACGGGCTCGAGCTGCTCGCGTGCTTCGGGAAGCAACAAGCCATGCTCTCTTTCCAGAGCTATATCGAGAAAGCAAACTTGTCTGGTCTGTAGATGTGCACCG AATGTCGGTTGGTGGAGCTCTCACAGCGATATCTATATGGTTGAATGACATTTACGAAAGAGTCAGAAGAGGGGATGATCTTCCTAATTTGGCTACTGTTGTTGTAGT ACGTGGAGAAATGGAGAAAAGTTTAGCAACCAGAAATCTTCCTGTTGCAAAGGCTGTGTTTTCCTTTCTAAAAGATAACGTATCACCGTCATTCAATTTCTCTGGATGGAACAAGGGTCGGATTGTCTGCCAGCGATCACAACTAAAGCGACTTTCATCTCTAGCCCCCAGTCTTTCTTCAGAGGTTCCTATTGAAGGGTTGATTTCAATTACTAATTCATCCTTTCCGCTTCCCGGCAGTCAATTATACACTACAGCAGATGTCGACACAGACCAACAGAGTGGCAGCAAAATAGCAGCCTTCAAATCAGAAAATGAAATCATGGAAACTGTTATGCGATAA